A section of the Burkholderiales bacterium genome encodes:
- a CDS encoding ABC transporter permease — MSWLDAPASETQITHRSRTWLYVLAALVLAFLVVPTLIVVPMSFSGSQYLEFPPRQWSLRWYENYFASRAWRQATVTSFEAAALTSVIATVLGTLAAYGLAASRFKAAKAVRVLLITPMIVPVILIAVAVFYVYVKVKLNNSLAGLVLAHSMLALPLVLIVVTSALRQFDANQEMVARSLGASRPRAFLTVTLPQIRFAVVSGALLSFLTSFDEVILALFVSGGANSTLTRNMFLALRDQIDPTIAAISTIMIVVTTVLFAASQFFGRRADD; from the coding sequence GCATCGGAGACGCAGATCACCCACCGCTCGCGGACGTGGCTCTACGTCCTCGCGGCGCTGGTGCTCGCGTTCCTCGTCGTCCCGACGCTGATCGTGGTCCCGATGTCGTTCTCCGGCAGCCAGTACCTCGAGTTCCCGCCGCGGCAGTGGTCGCTGCGCTGGTACGAGAACTACTTCGCGTCGCGCGCCTGGCGGCAGGCGACCGTCACGTCGTTCGAGGCCGCGGCGCTCACGTCGGTGATCGCGACGGTGCTGGGCACGCTCGCCGCGTACGGTCTCGCGGCGTCGCGCTTCAAGGCGGCGAAGGCGGTCCGGGTGCTGCTCATCACGCCGATGATCGTCCCGGTGATCCTGATCGCGGTCGCGGTGTTCTACGTCTACGTGAAGGTGAAGCTCAACAACTCGCTCGCCGGACTCGTGCTCGCGCACAGCATGCTCGCGCTGCCGCTGGTGCTGATCGTGGTGACCTCGGCGCTGCGCCAGTTCGACGCCAACCAGGAGATGGTCGCGCGAAGCCTCGGCGCATCGCGGCCGCGGGCGTTCCTCACCGTCACCCTGCCGCAGATCCGGTTCGCCGTGGTGTCCGGCGCGCTGCTGTCGTTCCTGACGTCGTTCGACGAGGTGATCCTCGCGCTCTTCGTGAGCGGCGGCGCCAATTCGACCTTGACGCGCAACATGTTCCTCGCGCTGCGCGACCAGATCGACCCGACGATCGCCGCGATCTCGACGATCATGATCGTCGTGACCACGGTGCTGTTCGCCGCCTCGCAGTTCTTCGGACGGCGCGCGGACGACTGA